TTCTTGTTGATGCTCACATTGTGGACGTGGATGGGAAAATCTTATACCGAGCGACCACGGCAGAAGACCTATTTTGGGCTATCAAAAGCAGCATTGGCTTTGGCGCCGTACTCTCCTGGATGATCGAGCTTGTGACGGGTCCTGAAATGGTGAGATTTTTTCGGGCGCAAAGGGCGAATGATCTAGTTTAAAAATAGCAGGAGATTGTCAGCGAGCTACCAGAAGACATTTTCCTCAGACTCAAGATGAATTTCAGATCGGGCGTGGCTTCACCTTCGTCCAATGACCAAATCCTCCAATGAGCTACCAGAAGCCGCCACGTTTCTGTGAGCCACTTTCTTGAGCTAGGGCTTCAACTGTAAGATTGCAAGGAAATGATCTGTGCTAAgagcactctctctctctctctctctctctctctgtgaaatGTGGAGGATAGTCGCCAGAGCTAAGGCATGCAAATTTGAGGGTAGAtcattgtaatttatttttattttatcatataaaatgttatatataaGTTATAAAAAGGTTTCCTACAAAATGGTATAATTGAGCATCATCATATGTAagattatttctttcttcttttatgctcaatatatagatatacatagtGGGTAGTGGCTGGGTAGGGACACGTAATATAATTGTTAATTGTGTATCAACTAATATGGATATATGGTTGTGCCACGCAATTGGCtaaaatgttattaatttaaaagaagTCAGAAAATATCTCCCAAATGAGATACATTACcatcaatatataaaaattattgcGAATGTCAGGAAGGGTATAATAAATCCATATCCTAAGagcaaaaccctaattttttttataatagaaTGGATATAACACTcaatcaaattatatataaagcAAGTACATTCAATATAAATCGAATCAAGCCATCAACCATTTTGGTTTCGATCGAATTTAGACAATGaaacatgaatatatatatatataattataactaaatatacATAGTAATTAAGTAGAAGAAGAGCAAAAGAAAGGTGATGATAAGGAGGGGTGGTCCAACTCACAAGCATGCGAGGAGATAGATGATAATTTTGGCTGAAAAGCCAACTTCTCATGTCATGTCTCCTCTTCTCTCTTACTTATTTATATTATCTCTCCAGCCCCTCCCCCATATAGAccatttgtttgtttaatttgaaCCATTcatctttaaaaataataataataaaaaaacccCCATTCATATCTTTCTTTATATACTCAGGgtaagagttattaatttataaattgtgTGCATGAatttaacttgaaatataagTTTTGAATGTCAAGGTTAATTAGGGTTTAAGAttgtacccaaaaaaaaaaaagaaaaaataaattaaggtcttagatttaatttatacttttaaatgttaatggGTCATTAGGGCAAGCACAAAGCAAATATGGATCTTTAATGCATTTAggtttatgaaaattaaatgtgtatatattttgctaaagatcatatatatatatatatatatgcttaatgTTGTTTTTCGAATCACTAAACTTGcatcatttattattataaatgtaaTCATAgtcaatgctaattaatttaatcaccCGGAAGGGAAATTCCAGGACTCATTGCTTAAGAAGTGAATACCCCATACGAATTGAAGGCAAGTTCATATAAGTTTCCTTTCTAATATTGTTATATAAAGAAGAAATACgaacttttaaataataaaacaattatTGAATTAATgaacaataaacaataaataggAGGACACGAACCCTAAACCTAAAACCTCTTTAATATTCTAATCATATATAATCTAATCTaaacatatttaataaaatcgaaattatatctttaacagaggtaatttttcatatatgtaaATTTTTATGTACTTATTAGTGTTGAATGAAGTGCATATATAATTCATGTCAGGAAATAATCATTGCAGgattaattaatatatcaattaatgGAAGCGAAactaaattacttttattttgcAAAGCTCGGAATATTACCTAAGAGAGAAAATGTTGTTTCTATCAGAATTATTTGGTACTAGAATTATGTGTGTGGCAATagcaatttttttccttttttggatACATAATGGCAATTTCTGAATGGACGACCGGCAATTACCATTCTGGGCCTGAAAGCCCAATGTATAATAGCTAACAACTTGGACTTATGAGCCTGGGCCTTCTGGGGCAGGGCATAGTCCAGATGCAGATAAAATATTAGGCCCAGATCGTGTGTTTTTGCTATGAAGTTGGGCTAACCTACTTGTAGCTTACGTTGTATAGAAACggataaatgatatttttttataaaaaaattaaaaataaaaatgtgggataaaagtataaataaaaaaatataatttttttttgtaaatataatttttattatagaaatttataaaaaaaatagttatttaatctaaaaataaacataaatttcttctataatttattcaagcaaacataaatataaatttcttaatgcaatgcattcaaacaaatataacaaaaataaaattcataatacattcaaacaaatataaatataaatttcataatgcatttaaacaaacataaacataaaattcacaatgcattcaaacaaccatcaacaataaacataagttcCATCATCGTTCACAGcgacttaataattaaaaataaataataaattaaaaaaaaaactaacaagcGAGCAAAGCACTAATCAATGACCACTGAGCAATTGAATCGATAGCGGCACAAGCACAAAGCAATCGATGATGAGAAGAAATTGAGCACCGAGCAATTGGCCCAAGCAAACTTTGTATGTGAGTATAGCACTCACCATTAAGCAATCAACGACAAGAGGAAAATAAACACCAAACAATCCATGGTAAGAGAGAAATGAACACCTAGCAATCACATCAAGTAGGCAATCACACCGAGCAACAACTCAACAATGGTAGCACAGAACAATTGGTCGTCGATAGGGAAACGACATCGACAACAAAGGAATGATCgaagatgagaagaagaatTCACCAATTTAGTGGAGAGCTTGATTCGAACttcaaagtaaaataatttaggtTCGGGGTGCATGCAAGGAGGAGTGATGAGTGAGAGACAATCAAATATATTTCCGTCTCTAATTGGTCTTTGGTGTCGATCGAAATGCATTTctaaaagtttaatttattataaaacacCACccaaaacatttataaaattacaaaaacgacccaaaaaatattttttttgccaTATTTAATGTTTTCAAAACGGGAAACATCTCGAAAATCTGAAAATGTCTTCTCCAAGTTGTTTCCGTGCATTAGGGCTTACAATGTTATaccataattattaaataacatattaaatttttatttttatataaaattaaaattaaataaaaaataaaaaatcatttaaaatgtgttaatttagtgttaagAGAAAGATGATTATGTCATACGATGGtaatatgatattataattatatttaatattttttattacataatGTTGAGGTAAGAAACATCTAAATCTTAAAAgactaataattataatttaaaaagattGTAACCTAACATAGCTTAGCTTCTATAGGCAACCAACCGTATTGAGATACTCATAATTAACTAGTTGTTGCCTTGCAAACAACGATCAGTACCCCCGCTTTTTGATCATTCAAACCAATCTCTATTATTTGCTTAAAGAAtcaaacttttaattatttGGTATCACAAAAGATAAACGATTTAGCATCCTATAATACTTTGGCAAGCCAGATGGCCCAATTTggttaaattttgaaaacaattataaataacacTAGAGACCTGTTTTATTTAGTCCCAGGCTGTTGATATTATAGTAAATGAACTAGAGATCTACTTTGAATTTTGCAATCCATCATCTAGCTAAGCTAGTGCGTGTGTGTGATAATAATAGCATTTAGTAATCTATTAATTAATCTACGACCAATCATATTTGGgcaaaatatcaattaaaatatctaaatttaaggttgatattttgatatagtTTCCAAGTGAACAGCTTTGATTGCGATTTAATTGTAATATCTTATGTGAAGTGACGTCGGATTGATTGAGTCAATCCATGCAactaaaaaacagaaaagaaaaacgAGAATATTGGTAAAGGCTGAGGCCACGAATTTAAAAAGGGTAATGCTTACTAAACTTGGATTTAAAATCGCAATCAGCCGGCAGACCAAGAAATCGTACATCAGCTCAGCTGTACGTACCAGACAAGAGGTACAACACAACACAACCCCTTGGATTGTTAAATTATTTCCcaggagaaggaggaggaggactaCTTGGACTTCattatcataattaaattaacaattCACCAATTAAACTGCTAATTGTGTCTGCTTCAACCAAACCAACCGTACGTTTGTTTTCTATTCAACACAGAGACTTTTGACGAACACAAATTTTAATGGTTCTTTGGGTTTGTTTTTATGTTCCTGTCAATTGACGTGTGAACCCATCTTTTTTATTGgtgattttatttatctttttttttttttgaatatggTGCAATCGTATTGTATTATATGGGATTTACATAAGATAATTATATGAGGCTTATAAATAATACCATCAtaaatgagaaattaaaattcatgaCACTAAACGCTGGTTCTATCCCGCCAAGCAACCAAAGTCAAGTGAGAAtagtgaaagaaagaaaaggagaaaaagtgGGATAGAGGAATTGGTCGACTCATCAAGCCCATGACTTGAAGACTAGATGTTCGAATCCTGTCCTCGCATGAGAACTTGCGATGCTAGAGAAGTCATCAATTGTGTCCTAAGTTAATCTTTTGAgtcattttatatttatattctaaGTCTCGTGTTTTTTCGCCTTGCATAATATAAGGAAGATAGATTGTCACTTACTCTAAGAGAAAAGTTAATGACGATAGAGTTTGAAATCACTAGGGGCATTCTACTTCTCAATTCTTTTACCAACCAGCTAAGCATCTGCATGACGCTCTCATAAAATCCTGTAACAGCTAGGCAATTCGGAAGAATGTCAAGACTTCTCAAGAGAAGGGAAAATGAAGTGTTTGAATGGCAAAAGACCGGATTGAAAAGTGTGGTTCGCTTTCTTTTCTATATATGGAGATAAGAACAAGGACGCAGTGGCCATGGCAAGCATTGGTTGGAAGAAAGAGCGGAGAAAGTCGGAGATTTTTTAAATAGATTGATTTCTATGTGATATAAGTGATGTCAAACGCTATTTCatatagtaaaattaaaattagcttttaattaggaaaaaaaatctaaCTGGAGCGACAATTTGACAAAGCGAGTTAATATGAAGTGTTAGGGTGCGTAGTTTCTGTTGTTAGAAAAATACAGTAAGCAAGAGACAGAGCTGCATCATCagattttggaaattttatgGAGGCCACTTGCATGAACTCTCTTTTCTTCCCCTCAATTTCCCAGCAACCAAACCAAGGAAATAAAGTAAAGAATTTTCTTCCTCCACTCCATTGGTGTGTTGTCTTCTTATATAATCTGGTGCTTTGACTTTCCGGACATAAATGTATGTATAAGCGCGTGCATGCTGGCTGGGTTGCCGTTCACACTTGAATGTGACCCAAATCGATCGGTtctttttaaaagttttaattccCAAGCAAACAAATTGATCTTCTTGTCCCAATTCAACTACAAgtatttctcaaacatttcacAACCTATCACAATGATttaattcccaaaatatagTATCGGTGACTGTTTGTTAGAGTTGAATTACAATTCCCAACAATCGAGATGTTTCAATACATAAGTAATTAAATTAGGTAACCCACCCCAAAGATTTAAATACTCGGGTTGTTCAACAAATGCAAGAATtgtgtttaattaataattaagatttatACCTACTTTGTCTCTAAGCTCATGCAACCCTAATCATAGTATTAGAAAATTAGTTAGGTcatattaaattgaataaatttgtaatGTCGTTGGAGACTCTTCAATCTTTCGGAGACTACAGATCCTCAAAAAATTGTAAGACAGAAAATAGTTAGGAATAGTGAGTGTCTCTCGCATGAGCCCTCCAATACTTAAATCAGTCTCaatcaaaaaatagagaagTATTTAAGTAGTTTGTGTAGGAGTTCTTGCATACCTTGAGAGTGGGTGTAacatctatttatagaaattaaaacTGGCAAATGAGAAAGTATTCATATCTTTTGAAATCGTATGTTCTAACtttcaaaacatcatttttagaaattaattggCATGTTTCGACCAAGATCGCATTTGAAAGGTCTCTAGGAGACTTATCACTCTCCTAAAACGTCTTCGCTTAATCCCCGGATGAACATTATTGATAGGGTCTTTAGGAGATCTAGACAAGAggatttctagatttttttgtGGTTTCCTATTTCATCCTTTGGGCTAGCTTGTTTATTATTGGGCctaatattttttacaagtCAATCATGATTCAAGACACATCAATTGTCCATCACTCTTTCTTTTAAGTTTTTCAAAGGAAAGACTTCAGGCTTCTATGTCCACAAATTCTCCTAATTCCCCCTCATTTATTAGCCTCTATTTGATTCATTAAATAGTGGCATTTGTTAATGGAATGATCATGAGTATTAGTGAAATTGGCAGAAGGCATCATTTTTTCTCGTCATAGGCTTATTAGTCTTCTTGGGTATTCAATAAGTTCCAATATTTCAACAACTACCAAAATAATGGACTATGATTCTATGAGCAATGTATAGTCCTTGAATTGGAGCTAGGGAAGGTTGTCAAACTTTTTggctttctctttcctctagCTTATCCCTTCATTAAAGTCTATTTCCTTTCTCTGTTTATCTCTTTCTTCGTTTCCTGTGACTATTTGCATTACTTCACCCTACAGAATGTATTTGTGAGCTTGAGTAAACAAGTTTGCCAATGTTGGAGGCAGATCTAGAGTTAAGGATTCTTGTAGTGGCATCTATTTTGTCCCTTGGAGCATCGCAGTTGTTGCCATACCTATTTTCAAGTTTTGCATTTTCAATGTTGCATTCCTAAAATGATCAACATATTATTTGAGGGTTTCTTTGGTACTTTATTGAATGCTAAGCAAATATGTACAATCTTTCACTTTGTGGCTATTAATAATGAAAGCATTAATGAACTCTCTTTTCAATTGCTCAAAAGATGAGATGGACATCTCGGCCGAGCTATAAAACCATGTGCGTGTACAACTATATATAGTTAAAGAGAAAGCTCGTCACATGACGATATCTTCCCATCCATACGTGAAGCAACATTAGGGATTCGTGAATATGGTCGTGGGGATCCCCTTTGCTTCGATAAGTGGCTAGCTAAGGCATCTTAAACTTCTTAGGGAAAGTCTTCTCCATAATCTCTTAAGTGAAGggaattttctttctttggtACTCTTCTTGAGTTGGTACCAGTCACTTTTACTCTAAAAtttcttctatcattttttttatatccatTGCCTCTTGAACACTAAATGCGAACAAGTTGTTTGTTTTTGGTACCCTCATAAGGTGGCCTCTAAGTGGTGCTCAACCTCCTCCGATAGTCATGTTTTCTAACATTTCTTGATATTTCTCCTTTTGAGGAGGTTCTTCTTTAATAAGAGGTTTTTTGGGTGCCCTATTTATTCTTCCAAAGCCAACCCCTGATAATCTTCTGCAAAGGGATCTTCGGGAGAGTTGGATTTTCTTATATCCCAGGAGTGTAATTGGGATTGATCCCTTTAGTCTCATGGTAAGGAGGTTTTGCAAGATTTGCGAGAGAGAGGCATTCGACATAATATTCTGCAACAAGCCCGCCATCTCTCAAAGAGCTTGTACACATTCCTCGTGTTGTTTATGAAGGGCTTCATAGTTGACAAGGGGGTGGGAGGAGCTAATCTAGAGATCCTTGGAACACCAAACGAAAGGATCTCCTACAACCTTTGGTTGTCTTTGGGATGCTAGATTTCAGGTCCTTCTTGGCTTTGTAGGTTTCCAACTACTTGGGACCTTGTACGAGCTGTCGTTGTTTTGTTTTAACACTTATTTATTGGCATTGTGGGCCCTGACTCAATTAATGACGCTTTGTTGAGTCTATAAACAAACCTCTGagagagggcctagtatttctTATGGGTCTAGGAGACTCGCTTCCAAGAAATGAACTAGTATTTCACCGTCAATTCGAGAGACTATTACTTTCAGGGGAGGAACCAATCTTTCACCACTGGTCCAGGAAACTCTCTCGCCTGTAAAGAAGGAACTAGTCTTTTGATGTTGATCCAAGATACTTTTGCTCACTTTCCTAAAGACTCATAGTTAACTCTTCCACTTCCCTTGGTGGTTTCTTGATGATTGTTAACTCTCTTGGAGACCTTCATTAGCCTCTCCAAGTGACTTGGATGATTCAAGCTGTTGAGAGTCTTTTAATTGGCTTCTTGATTGATTTCCCACAAACTGTATCAATTGTTGTTGttaagatacaacaataaatttgtagataTGAGAGACTTTTTAGTTTTCTAGAAAttgcaaaacaaaaaatagttaGGGGCGCAAGGTTCCTTCCACACGAgtccttcgatgcttaagtcaatcttagtcaaaaaacaaagaagtatttaaataacttaTGTATGAGTTTTTGCATAACTAAAGAGTGGAGAGTCACCCTTATTAATAAAGGTTGATAGATGAAAGAGTATCTGCATCTTTCGAGATTGTTTGTTCTAACTTTCAAGGCATAAGTTTCAGAGGATAGTTGGCATGCTTCAATAAAGACCGCAGTTAGAGGGTCTTTATGAGACTTATCACTCTCTTAGAGAGCCTTCTCTTAACGCTCGGATACAAATTAGCGAGAGGGGTCTCAAAGAGACCTAGACGAAAGGGTCTCCTGGTCCTTCGTAGTTTCTTTTTTTATCCTTTGGACTTGTTAATTCTTGGGTCTAATCTTTTTACAAATAAGCCATGATCCAAAACATATCAAATGTATTCCTCAACTATTTTGATAATCACTCGTCACAACTTGATAGCTtaccatttaaaacataaaataaaaatggttaGGATCAAGTCAAGCACAATCCATTACAGAGATtaagaaaaagataagatataaaaaatatttattataatttgatcACAACGCTTAAGCCTATTATTTTGCAATAATGGAATAATCGAGCCTATTACTTTTCCAATAATGGAATAACTGACTCGATGTGATTTTTATAGGGAATAACAATAAACCTTAATAAATTAGCAATCATTACAACTTTAAGTAAGGAGGTATATATTGTTACGAAACATGCTCCTATGTCCATTCTTATTAATGGAAACTATTTCtatcaaaatacaaaatcaagGGGTGTTTTTTTGGTGGAAGAAGAAAGCAAACTCTAACTTGTCTTTGTGCCGAAGACAAGTCCAACGTTTGATGCTTCAATTGATCTTTTGAGCTACTCTCCTTCCTTTTGGTTTGTTTCTTCAACTAAATCCGCTTTTTATCTCGTCTCTCACCCAACCTTTTTCTCCAAACGGCCAAATGCCCACAAACATTAACACTAACAATTGCGCACGCATTCGTGTTGTGAACTAAGACAAGCATTCCTTCCCTTTTCCCCATTCTCATCAATTTGGAGTCTAAATTCCTCCTCTAAAGGACAACACGTGTATGGTCCGATTATAGAGTTGATCTTCTTGAAGGAATCGAAATTAGTCTATAGGACACGTGTATGGTCCCATTTCAGGGTCGATCATCCAAAAGGAATCGGAATCAAGCGCGCGCGGTCCAAAGTCCGCTCGCTCAATTTGCAAATAGCGTCAGCCTACATGTCCATGCTTTCGGGGGGGAAGTAGGGTTCCATTTGGCGACCATTTCTCATTTAACGAAATTATTATAACGATATATTTGGTTACCTGAGTTGAGTATGTTTCTTATACAGCTGCACTGTACTGGTTAttagagatttaattttttatttttatttttttgttagttaGTTTAACGTGCATTAGCTTATGGTACCATCAATTTATAGTAACGCGATGTTATAATTccttttatttgagaaaatctaGGGCCATGATCTTGTCTTGTTATCTCCACGTGTGGCCACATGCTCCGTAGCACAACAAGTACAATGGTCAACACGAAACTAACACGTGTCAAAGTTGAGACTTTTTTTGGGTTAGGCTGGACCTCAAATCaagtcaataaaataaaaaaaattatggaaaatgggGAAGGCAGTTGTGTGGATAAGCACGTGGGGGTGGGGGTGAATACTTAAAACACCAGATTAGTGAGTGTACTTTTAAATTGGTCAAACAATTACTATTTAATGGAATTTGGTTAACAGATAAAAAGCTATTTGAACCGAAATTTGGATGTAATGAGATGAAAGTCCATTTAGTTCTTGTGCTTTAAATAAATACTCAAAAGATTTGAACACTTTGATACCCTTAAAGGTCAAATACCAATTGGGACGAAGCCCGCTAAGACAATCCATGGTTATCCATCCAGTGCGATGCATGCTTACTTTGGCtgtgtttttttaaaatttttaagttggataatgtttaaattaattataatatttaaatttaagctAATAATgtgtttaacaaaatatatttttaagttattaattaataattatgcaTTTGGTTTGAAAtagttgataaattataaaaatataataaaaaataaaaatatatatgttattaaataatataaaatatttatttttaataaaattaattataaattattattatataaatacatatgcatattagaattaattaaaaatatattaatataatatatatatttttttttatatatatacatatatacagacAAAGACACAGAAGAGATCATCTGAGAACGATGATAGTGAGGACGATAGCCAAAAAAGATGGGGGTGATAACGAACAGCGGGGGCGTGATAATGGCCGAAAAAGATGATGACGATAGTGGCGGGTGAGAGACAAGTTGAGAAAAATGGCAATggttataaattatttaaaagattaaggGTAGAATAGTCATTTACTTAGCCAATCCAACttatttaataacattttttctcaaaaattggtGAGTggtaactttttttaaaaagctAGTATAagaatatttaagttatatagcttaaatgctctaaatatttttaataaataagttgGATAGCTTAAAGTTACCCAACcagcttataagcggtcaaaccgcCCATACAAACGAGCCCACAACAGTGGAGCGTCCCATAGCCGATTCTTTTGATCCTCCGCGTACGCGTGCCGACCACCTTGCcgttcctctctctctctctctctctctaagacTTTCCCACATGTTTATAAAGCGCCACCAGAAATCCATCTTCCAACCGAACCTCATTCTCCTTCCATCGAATCTGCGAATCTCCCACTCCTCTATAAAGCTCAATCCGCCTAGAGGAGCGAGAAACATTTGCAGAAAACCAAGAGAACAGCAGAGCCGCTGACGACGATATAGTAATGTCGATCTCGGACCCTTGGTCTGCTTTCTAGCGAACCGACCAGTTACCAATTCGTTCCcctttttgctttaattttgcatttgtttCCAGCGATAATCGCATGAAGAAAACCAGAGGTTTCCGGCTGGGCCGCCGGCTCGTGAAGGTCTTCAAGTGGGTAATCCGGCCAAGAACGAAGCCCAGAGCCTACCAGGTTCTGAACCCGCCCCAAAGTTCAACCTGCAAAGCCATTTCCAAGCTCTGGAGCTGGAGCCGTTCTCTGAAGCAGGGAGCGCTGGGGCTCTGTTTCCCGAAACCGGGTTACGTCCGGGTTGGCCACGATCCGGAATTCTCTAATCAGAAGAGCGTGCCAAAGGGCCACCTGGCGGTGTACGTGCGCGAGAAGGACAACGACACCCACCGGTATTTGGTGCCCGTGAATTACTTCAATCACCCGCTGTTCGGGAGCTTGTTAAAGCAGGCTGAGAAGGAGTTCGGGTACGATCATCGGGGAGGGATCCAGATTCCGTGCCGGGTGTCCGAGTTCGAGAGCGTCCAGACGAAAATCGCGGCGACGGCCAGGGGGCGGAGCTGGAGACCCAGGAGCTTGACGTGTTAACGAGTTACGGCATTGAACAACGAACCTGGGATCAATGTATTGTAATTAGGATCTTCGGGATTTCTTATCGATACCGTACTTATTTGACATTAGGTTAGGgccatagatttttttttaatttattttcctttctttgttaAATTGAGATGTgtaaatttcaatatgtttggaaaTCAAGAAGAGGAATGCACCATCATTTGCTATTTGGTATagtttttttactgtttttatgtcgtttttaatttttaatattttaaaatagtaaaaaatatttatttttataattttaaaaaattataaataatttaaaataataaaaaattattttaattattttcatcaaacatacacactcaaaatttttaaaatataaaaaatattacaaataaaaagaacacattttcaacaatctcaaattagatattcaaaacatgaaattaaaaattaaaatacgaaaaaaataacccttaatattttttaagaattgttaCATTATTATGGATTGTCATAGAATTACAGTTAATAATGCATTGAAATGATAACCATAATAAGTGTAAGGGTAATTCTATTTACAATCATAGAATTTGCTCTATGTAACCattctaattaaaatattaaattttactatttacaGCCACACTTACTACTTTTTACAACCATTTACATACCAAATATACCCTTCACACACTCAACTCTCAAAAACTACACCC
The Diospyros lotus cultivar Yz01 chromosome 12, ASM1463336v1, whole genome shotgun sequence DNA segment above includes these coding regions:
- the LOC127814076 gene encoding auxin-responsive protein SAUR36-like, translated to MKKTRGFRLGRRLVKVFKWVIRPRTKPRAYQVLNPPQSSTCKAISKLWSWSRSLKQGALGLCFPKPGYVRVGHDPEFSNQKSVPKGHLAVYVREKDNDTHRYLVPVNYFNHPLFGSLLKQAEKEFGYDHRGGIQIPCRVSEFESVQTKIAATARGRSWRPRSLTC